The Elusimicrobiota bacterium sequence TTTCCGGCGGCGGATTGAAACCTTGGAAACAAAAAGGAACGGGAAACGCCCGGGCGGGATCCAACCGGTCGCCACTCTGGCGCCACGGCGGAATCACCTTCGGCCCGAAACCGCGCTCCTATTTTCAAGCGGTTCCCCCCGCCAAGCGGCGGTTGGCGCTGAAGGCGGTCCTCTCTTCTTTCGCGAAGGACGGGAAGCTTCGGGTGATCGACGGTTTTTCCGTCAACGAGCCGAAAACCAAAAAGGTGGAAGAACTCGTCAAAGGGTTCAAGCTGGGCCCCAAATCGGTTCTCGTGGTGGACCAGATTAACGAAACCTTGAACCGCGCGGCGCGAAATCTTCCGTCGGTTCGGATGCGGTTGGCCCGGGATCTGACCTGCTATCAGGCTCTTCTGGGCAACGAATTGGTGATCACCCGCGCGGCTCTGGATGAATTGAACAAGCGTTTGGGCCAAGGCGCGGCGGAAGAGGTGGTTTCATGAGCTTGAATTTCTCGCAAATTTTGCGGCGGCCTCTCGTCACCGAGCGTTCGACGCAACTGAAAGAAATGAACAAATTCGTTTTCGAGGTGGCTCCCGAGGCCACCAAGGGCCAAATCCGTGAAGTCGTGGAAGCCGCGTTCAAGGTGGACGTGGTCGGCGTGAACACCATGCGGATGCCGGGCAAGTTGCGGCGGCGGGGCCAGCGCTCGGGGTACCAGTCGGAATGGAAAAAGGCCATCGTCACCATTAAGAAAGGCCAGGACATCAAATACGCGGAGCCGCAGGGATAACCCTATGCCCATGAAAACGTTCAAACCCTATACGCCCTCGCGGCGGTTCATGTCGGTGGAGGATTTCAGCGACCTCACCAAAAAAAGCCCGGAGAAATCCCTGATGGAGCCCCTCCGCAAGTCCGGGGGTCGAAACAACACGGGGTCCATCATGGTGCGGTTTCGGGGCGGGGGACACAAGCGGCAGTTCCGGATCATCGATTTCAAGCGAAACAAACCGGGCGTGCCGGCGAAAGTGGCGTCCATTGAATACGATCCCAACCGCAGTTCGCGCATCGCTTTGCTATTTTATAAAGACGGCGAAAAACGTTATATCCTTCAGCCGGTGGGCCTCAAGGTGGGCGACACGGTGATGTCCGGCCCCACGGCTGAAATCACCGTGGGCAACGCTCTCCCCCTGGCCAACATTCCTTTGGGCACCGTGGTCCACGCGGTGGAACTCGTGCCCGGTAATGGCGCGCAGATGGCCCGCTCCGCGGGTTCCGAGATTCGGATCATGGCGAAAGAAAACGGGTTCGCGACCTTGAAATTGCCGTCGAACGAAATCCGCCTGGTCCCCGAGCGTTGCATGGCGACGATCGGGCAGGTGGGAAACACCGAACACGAAAATTTGACCCAGGGGAACGCCGGACGGAACCGGCACCGGGGATTCCGGTCCCAGGTTCGCGGCACCGCCATGAACGCGGTGGATCACCCGCACGGCGGCGGCCGCGGAAAAAGCAAGGGGAACAACCAGCCCCGCTCTCCCTGGAACCAGCCCGCCAAGGGCTACAAAACCCGGTCGCCCAAGATGCACCACTGGATGATCCTCCGACGCCGAACCAACGTCGCGGAACAAGCGTAAGGAGACCACATGTCACGCTCAAAAAAGAAAGGCCCTTTCATCGATCCCCGGGTGGTGGAGAAAGTCCACACCATGCGCAAGTCCGGAGACAAGAAACCCATTAAGACCTGGTCCCGGGCCTGCACCATCGCTCCCGATTTTGTCGGGGTCACCTTTGCTGTTCACAACGGCAAAAAACACACACCGGTTTACGTCACGGAACAAATGGTGGGCCACAAGCTCGGGGAGTTTTCGCCCACCCGTTACTTCCGCGGCCACGGCGAGGCGCATACGAAAGAAGCCTCGTCGAAAACCTAGAGGACGCCATGGAAACGATTTCTCACGCGCGTTTTGCCCGTTTTTCCTACCGCAAGGTGGGGCAGGTGCTCAAGCTCATCAAAGGGAAGTCCGTCGTGGACGCCATGGGGATTCTCCCGTGAGTGCCGAGGGTGTCGCGGGTTCTTGTGGGAAAAACCCTCAAGAGCGCCGTGGCGAACGCCGGAAAAGGCGCCGACCCGGCGCGGTTGAAGGTCGCCAAGGCTTGGGTGAATCACGGGCCGGCGTTGAAACGCGTTATGCCGAAAGCCATGGGTTCGCGCGCGATGTTCAAGCGCAAGACGTGCCACCTCACGATCGTCGTGAGCGACAACTGATGAAGGAGAATAGATTTTGGGTTTTCGGTTTTTGATGAATCATCAAAAATCAAAATCGTAAATCAAAAATAAATTTATGGGCAATAAAACACATCCCAAAGGCATTCGGCTCGGCTATATTCGGGAGTGGGACTCCAAGTGGTTGAACCTCAAGGAGATGCCCGCCCTGATTGAAGAGGATTTTAAAATCCGGAAGTTCCTAAAAGACCGCTTGAAACTGGCCGCGGTGTCCAAGATCGGGATTGAGCGCACGGGGAAGTATCTCCGGGTGAACATTTACACGGCGCGGCCGGGCCTGGTGATCGGCAAAAAAGGCGCCGACATCGAAGGGCTGCGAAACGTCGTGGAGGAAATGACGGGGCTGAAGACCGCCGTTCAGATCATCGAGATCAAACGGCCGGAAATCGACGCCCAACTGGTGGCGGAAGGCGTGGCCATGCAGTTGGAAAAGCAAGTGGGTTTTCGCCGGGCCATGAAGCGTTCCATCGAGCGCGCCATGCAAGGCGGCGCCCTGGGCATCAAGATCATGGTGGCGGGGCGCCTGGGCGGAGCCGAAATCGCCCGCACCGAATGGCAAAAAGAGGGCCGCGTACCGCTTCAAACCTTCCGGGCCGACATCGATTACGGAACCACCGAAGCCCGCATCAAGATGGGCACCATCGGCATCAAAACCTGGATTTTCAGGAAAGAACTTTTCCAAAAAACCGACGCGGACCTGATGGCCGAAGTTCGGGTGATCGAGGAAAAAGAAAAGGAAGAACTGGCCAAAAAAGCCGAAGCGGGATTGCTCACGCCGGAACCGGTGATTTCGGCGGAGCCCACCGTTGAGGCGGAAGCCATCGAGGAAGAAGTGATGAGCAAAATTCAAGCGGAAGAAGACGAAGCGAAAAAACGCGAAGGGAACGTGGAATAGCCATGTTGATGCCTAAGCGCGTTAAATACCGAAAATCTCATCGGGGTCGGATGAAAGGCCGGACGAAGGCCGGCGGGTTCGTGTCTTTCGGCGAATTCGGCCTCCAGGCGTTGGAATCCCATTGGATCACGGCGCGCCAAATCGAGGCGGCTCGAATCACCCTTTCGCGCCAGTTGAAAAAAGGGGGAAAGGTCTGGATCCGGGTTTTCCCCGATAAACCTGTTTCCAAGAAACCGGCTGAAACCCGGATGGGAAAAGGAAAAGGCAACGCCGAGTTTTGGGTGGCGGTGGTGAAGCCGGGCCGGATCCTTTTTGAAATCGAGGGCGTCGATGAAGCCCAAGCGAAGGAAGCGATGAGGCTGGCGGGGCACAAACTGCCGATTTCCGTCCGGCTGGTGAAGCGGGACCATTTCTAGGATAAATCCCATGGCCAAAAAAAAAGACGACGTGCAATTTTCGGAACTGACGAAGGAAGAGTTGCAGGTGAAGGTGGCGGAAGCGCGCGAAAAGCTCTTCCATCTGAAATTTCAAAACACGACCGCGCCGTTGAAAAACCCGCGGGAAATCCGGACGACCCGGCGAAGCATCGCACGGGCGCTGACGTTCTTGCGTCAAAAGGGAGTCTCCGCGTGACCGAGCCTAAGATGGAACGCGATGATCGGAAGGTGCTGGAAGGCGTGGTTCTTTCGGACAAGATGGACAAGACCCGCGTGGTGACGGTGGAGCGGCGATTGCGCCATAAGAGTTACGGGAAAGTCCTGACCCGGACGACGAAGCTCTACGCGCACGACGAAAAAAACGAGAGCAAAGCGGGCGATCACGTGGCCGTGATGGAAACCCGCCCTCTTTCCAAATTGAAACGTTGGCGGTTGGTCAGCGTGATTAAGCGCGCCCAGGAAGGGAAGTCCGTGGAGGAAGCGCTGGGAGGAACCCCGTGATTCAAGAACGAAGCATATTGCGTGTGGCCGACAATTCGGGAGCTCGATTGGTTCGGGTCTTTCGGATGCACGGCGGATCCCGCCGGCGGTACGCCTATTTAGGGGATTTGGTGACGGCCTCGGTGCAGACCGCTCTCCCGGATTCCAGCGTCAAGAAGGGCGAGGTGGTCAAGTGCGTGGTGGTTCGCACGCGGAAAGAACGCCCCCGTCCGGACGGCAGTTACGTGCGGTTTGACGACAACGCCGCGGTTTTGATCGACGAGAACGGGGAGCCCAAGGGAACGCGTATTTTCGGTCCCATCGCCCGGGAGCTCCGGGAACGGAACTATTTAAAGATCATTTCTCTCGCTCCGGAAGTGGTGTAACCATGGGCCTCTCTCCGATTCGAAAGAAAGACAAAGTTCGCATCCTGGCCGGAAAAGACCGTGGCAAAGAGGGCGAAGTGATCGAAGTGGATCGCACGAAAGGCCGCGTGCTCGTGGCCAAACTCAACATGGTCAAGAAGCACGCCAAAGGCACGGCTCAGGCCCCGGGTGGCATCCAAGAGAAAGAAGCGTTTCTGCCCCTGGGGAAAGTCATGTTGGTCTGCCCCAAATGCGGAAAGGCCACCCGGTTTAAGAGCGGCGCCATTTCGGATGGAACGAAAGCCCGCGTTTGCCGCCAGTGCGGCGAGATGGTCGGCTAAACGGATTTCGCCCCATCAACGATTAAGCTAAAATAAGGTCCGGAAAAACTCTTAAAGTGGTTTTCCCGATGGTCCCCGTGGTTTTGGGAATTTCTGAAGTGAGGGTGTTCGATGTCAAACGTTGAAAACAAACGAAGTGAACCTCGGATCAAGGCGGCGTATCGCTCCGCGGTGGTGCCGGAAATGATGAAACGTTTTAAGTGGACCAACGCGCTTCAGGTGCCGCGGTTGATGAAAATCGTCGTCAACATGGGTCTTTCCGAGGCCCGGGAAAACGCCAAGGTCGTGGACTTGGCGGCGGAGGAAATGAGCCGTTTCACGGGGCAGAAGGCCGAAGTCCGCCGAGCGAAGAAAGCCATTTCGAACTTCAAGCTCCGCGAAGGGATGCCCATCGGCGTCCGCGTGACGCTCCGGTCCGACCGGATGTGGGAGTTTTGGGACCGTTTGGTGAACATCGCCATGCCGCGGATCCGGGACTTTCGCGGGGTGGATCCGAACCGCGGTTTTGATGGGCGGGGAAATTACAATTTAGGCCTCACCGAGCAATACGTTTTCCCGGAGATTGATCTGGACAAGTCCGACAAATCGCGCGGAATGAACATCACCGTGGTGACGAACGCCGGAAAAAACGAGACGGCGTTACAGCTGTTGACCCTTCTCGGGATGCCTTTCAAGCGCGACAAGAACGCCGCGCTCAACTAAGGAGTCGACCCTATTATGGCCACTACCGCGTGGATCGCGAAAATGCGCAAACCTCAGAAATTCGCAGTCCGCTACCGCAATCGGTGCCGGCTGTGCGGCCGCCCCCGGGCGTTTTACCGGGACTTCGGCCTCTGCCGAATTTGTTTTCGTAGCCTCGCCCTGCGGGGGGAAATCCCCGGCGTGACGAAGGCCAGTTGGTAAGGAAGGACCGGATGAAGGGGAACCTATGAGCAATGATCCGATCAGCGACATGTTCGCCATGATCAATAACGCCAACCACAAGTTCTTGGAACGGGTGGACTTGCCGGCGTCCAGCGCCAAAAAAGACATCGCGCATCTTCTGCGGGAAGAGGGCTATATCGCCGACTACAAAATCCTCCCGGACCGGAAGCAAGGCGTGTTGAGGCTTTTTATGAAGTATCAGCCGAACAAAGTTCGCGTGATCCAAGGGGTTAAGCGTGTGTCCCGGCCGGGCCTGCGGGTTTACCGGGGATACGAGGAACTCTTGAAAATCCGCGGGGGGTTGGGAATGTCGATTGTTTCCACGTCCCAAGGGCTGATGACCGACCACCAATCCCGCAAGCGGAAGCTCGGCGGCGAAGTGATCGCGAAGATCTGGTAAAGGACGCGGAATAAACCCATGAGCCGTCTAGGAAAAAAACCAATTCCCATTCCGGAAAAAGTAAAAGTCTCCATTCAGGGCCCCACGGTGGACGTGACGGGGCCCTTGGGGCAAATGAAGCGCACGCTCCCCGACGGGCTCACCGCCCGGATGGACGGCACTGCCCTGATCATCGACCGAAGGAACGACAGCACGTCCCAGAAAGCCCTTCACGGAACCTTTCGCAAATTGCTGTCCAATATGGTGGAAGGGTCCTTGACCGGGTTCACCAAAGAGTTGCGGATCGGCGGCGTGGGTTTCCGGGCCCAATTGACCGGAAACAATCTCCACATGACGCTGGGCTATTCCCATCCCATTGATTACATCGTTCCGGCCGGCATCAAAGTGACGGTGGACGCGAAACAGACCACCGTGGTCGTCGCCGGGCCCGACAAAGAGCGCGTGGGCCAAGTGGCCGCTGAAATTCGCCGATTCCGTCGGCCCGGCGTGTATTGGGCCAACAACGAACCCGTGGGCATCCGTTACGCCACGGAACACGTCCGACGCAAGGCCGGCAAGGCCGCCGCGGGCGCGGCAGGTCCCGCGGGAGGAGCGAAGAAATGACCATTAAGAGCCCCCATGAACGTTTAGCGTTCCGACGTCTGCGCACCCGGCGGAAAGTGTTCGGCACGGCGGTGCGGCCGCGTCTTTCCGTTTATCGCGCCCAGAGGCACATGTATGCCCAGCTGGTGGACGATGTGGCCGGAAAGACCCTCGTGTCCGTGTCGAGTTTGATGGAAGATTTGAAGAAGACGTTAAAGACCGGCGCCAACGTGGAAGCCGCCCAAAAGGTCGGCCAATCCATCGGCGAAAAGGCCAAAGCGCTCAAAATCGAGCAAGTTGTTTTTGATCGGGGCGGCCGGGCCTATCACGGACGCATTAAGGCCGTGGCCGAGGGCGCGCGCGCCGCGGGTCTCATCTTCTAAACCGGATTTTAACCAGGAGTCCATGTGACGAGAATTGATGCCAACAGTCTGAATCTGAAAGAAACGGTGGTGACCATTAACCGCGTCGCCAAGGTCGTGAAGGGAGGCAAGCGCTTCTCGTTCAGCGCCTTGGTGGTGGTGGGCGATGGGGCGGGCCATGTGGGCGCCGCCATGGGAAAGGCGAAGGAAGTTCAAGCCGCCATCCAGAAGGCGGTTTCCCACGCGAAGAAATGCATCGTCAAGATTCCGTTAAGAAACGGGACGATCCCCCACGAAGTCACCGGCGTTTTCGGCGCGGGAACGGTGTTGCTGAAACCGGCCGTCTCGGGAACCGGCGTTATCGCGGGCGGCAGCGTCCGCGCGGTGGTGGAAGCGGCGGGGGTGCGGGACATTTTGAGCAAATCGCTTCGAAGCACGAACCCCTTCAACGTCGTCTACGCGACGCTGGCGGGTTTGAAAGATCTCGAAACCTGGGAACAATCCTATCGCCGCCGCGGAAAAGAATTCCGCACGGCCGCCGCTCCGGTCGCGCCGACGACCGCGGCCGCCCAATAACTCTTTAAAGGGACCCCCCATGATTCGCTTGCATGAATTAAAACCCGCTCCCGGTTCCCGCCATCGCCGAAAAATCGTCGGACGCGGTGAAGGGTCCGGACACGGAGGAAAAGGTTCGACCCGGGGTTTCAAGGGGCAAACGGCCCGTTCCGGCGATTCCCACATGAAGCAGGGTTTCGAAGGCGGCCAGATTCCGCTCATCCGTCGCGTTCCCAAACGCGGTTTTAAAAACACGGCTTTCCGAACTTTTTATTCGCTGGTGAACGTGGGGGACCTGGAAGCGGTTTTCGCGAAAGCGGGGGAAATCACCCCGGACACCCTCCGCACCGCCGGGCTCATCAAGGGCCGAAACCCCGTTAAAGTCTTGGGCGACGGAGATGTCACGAAGGCCTTCGTCGTCAAAGCCCAAGCGTTCTCCGCCTCGGCCAAAACGAAGCTGGAACAGTCGGGCGGTCGGGCGGAAATATTGGCGGGTCCGAAAGTCTGGAAGCGAAAGGACTGATCCCATGTCTTCCTTCCCCCGTTCCGCGTCCGGATCGTCGCGGTAGAGTTCATGCAATCCTTCGCCGACATTTTCAAGATCCCGGAACTCCGCAAACGGGTGTTCTTTACGTTGGGGATCCTAACCATCTACCGGGTCGGCGTGGCGATCCCGATCCCGGGGATCGATGCGGCCGCTCTGCAAACGCTCTTTAAAGCCCAAGCCAACAACTTCCTCGGGTTCCTGGATATGTTTTCCGGCGGGGCCATGAGCCGGATGTCGATCTTCGCCATGGGGGTCATGCCCTACATCAACTCGTCGATCATCATGAGTTTGCTCCAAGGCGCGCACGTCATTCCCTACCTGGACCGGTTGGCGAAAGAGGGGGAAAGCGGTCGGCGTCAACTGAACAAGATCACCCGCTATTTCACGTTGCTTCTGGCGATCATTCAATCGTTCGGGTTGACGACGTTGATCACCAAAATTCGTATCGGCCAGGACATTGCGGTCGTGCGGGAACCCGGCGCCCTTTTCGTTTTCACCACGGTTCTCACGCTCACCGCGGGCACTATTTTCATCATGTGGCTGGGCGAACAAATCACCGAACTGGGAATCGGCAACGGCATCTCGCTCATGATTTTTACGGGGATCGTGGAAGGTCTTCCCAGCGCGATTAACCAGATGCGGCGCATGGTGTTTGAACTTCAAGAAACGTCGCTTCTGACGGCCTTGGGGCTCCTGGCGTTGGTGGTGGTCGTCGTGGGGCTCGTGGTGTGGGTGGCGACCGCCCAACGAAAAATTCCGGTCCAGTACGCCCGGCGCATGGTGGGGCGGAAAATGTACGGCGGGGCGAGCACGTTCCTACCGCTCAAAGTCGACCAGTCCGGCGTGATCGCGGTCATCTTCGCGGTGTCGCTTCTGTCGGTCCCGGTCACCTTCGCCAGCTTCAATCCCGACGGGGAGTGGTCGAAAAAAATTCTCGGCCTTTGGAACACGCGGGCGGTGTGGTACGAAGTGGTCTACGCCTCGCTCATTATTTTCTTTTGTTATTTTTACAATTCCGTGCAGTTTAACCCCATGGACTTGGCGGACAATTTGAAGAAGTGGGGCGGGTTCATCCCGGGGATTCGGCCCGGCGAGCCCACGGCCCAATTCATCAACACGGTCCTGGCCCGGATTACGCTGGGGGGGGCGCTGTTCGTGGCGGCGCTGGCCATTTTACCGGACATCCTTCACCGGGTGTTGAACACGCCGTTTTATTTCGGCGGAACGTCGATTTTGATCGTGGTGGGCGTGGCGCTGGACACGGTGGGTCAGTTGGAGTCGCACCTCATCATGCGCCACTACGAAGGGTTTTCGAAAACCGGCCGGGTGAAAGGCCGTTGGTTCAACGTGGGGTCGGCGAGTTAGCCGATCTCCAGGAGGAAACGCCATGAACATCGTTTTGTTGGGAGCGCCGGGGGCGGGCAAAGGGACGCAGGCCAAGTTTCTCGCTCAGCATTACCGCGCGCCCCACATTTCCACCGGAGACATCTTCCGGGCGGAAATGGCAAAGGCCAGCGAGTTGGGACTGCGGGTCAATGAATGCGTCAGTTCGGGGCGGTTGGTTCCCGACGATTTGGTCATGGACGTGATGACGGCGCGGCTGGGCGAGCCGGACTGCCAAAAAGGGTTTTTTCTGGACGGGTTTCCTCGCACGGTGGCCCAGGCGGAAGCTCTCGACGGGTTCTTGGAAAAATCCAAGCGGCCTTTGGAGAAAGTCCTCTATTTGAATTTGACGGAAGCGGAAGTCGTGGGCCGGCTCTCCAGTCGGCGGCAATGTTCCAAGTGCGGCAAGGTCTATAACTTAGCGAGCCAGCCGCCCATGCTAAAAGACGTGTGCGACGTGGAAGGCGCTCCGCTCTCCCACCGGGACGACGACCGGCCGGAGACGATTGAAAAGCGACTGCGGGTTTTTAACGATCTCACGGAACCGCTCATTTCGTATTATCACGGTTTGGGCCTATTGGAGACCATCGCGGCGGGGCGACCCGTGGCGGAAGTTCGGGGCGCGATCGCGGCGGTGTTGGACGCGCTTCCGCGGGGGGAATGACCAGCCCTCGGAAAATCGAGCTCAAGTCCCCGGCGGACTTGGAGCGAATGCGGCGAGCGGGACGGCTGGCCGGGCAGGTGTTGGCGGAAGTGGGGCGGGCGGTGAAGCCCGGCGTATCGACAAAAGATTTGGACCGATTGGCCGAAAAGTTTATCCGGGCGGCCGGCGGGGTTCCGACTTTTCTAGGGTACCTGGGCTACCCGGCATCGATTTGCGCGTCGATCAACGAAGAAGTGGTTCACGGCATTCCCAACGCCAAACGGATTTTGCGCGAAGGCGATGTGGTGGGGATCGACGTGGGAGCCACGTTGGAAGGGTTTGTGGGCGACACGGCGGCGACGTTTCCGGTGGGGCGGATCAGCGCGGAAAATGAAACTCTGCTGAACACCACCCGGGAAGCTTTGGAGCGGGGGATCGCCGCGACCCGCGTGGGGAACCGGCTGGGCGACGTGTCCAGCGCGATCCAAGCGGTGGCCGAAGCGCAAGGGTATGGGGTGGTTCGAGATTTCGTGGGGCACGGCATCGGGCGGAACATGCACGAAGAACCCTCGGTGCCCAATTACGGGACGCCGGGAACGGGGATCCGGTTGGACGTGGGGTTGGTGATCGCGCTGGAACCCATGGTGAACGCGGGAACCTGGAAAGTGCGGAAGCTGAACGATGGGTGGACGGTGGTCACGGAAGACGGGCGGGTGTCGGCCCATTTCGAACACACGGTGGCCGTCACCGAGGCGGGTCCGGAGATTCTGACCCGGGTGTACGGAGCGGAAGGTTAAGGGGACGAATGACGAAAGAAGATAAAATTGAGGTGGAGGGCCGGGTTCTCGAGTCTCTCCCGAACGCGATGTTCCGGTTGGAGATCGACGGGGGCCATAAAGTGTTGGCCCATATTTCCGGAAAAATGCGCATGCATTACATCAAGATTTTGCCGGGGGACAAGGTGAAGGTGGAACTGTCGCCCTACGACCTGACCCGGGGCCGCATCACCTATCGGGAAAAGTGACCCTGGCGCTGGGCGCCGGCGGGAAAATTTAGAACAGTCGAAACGAGGTCTCTATGAAAGTTCGCGCATCGGTCAAACCCATTTGCAGCAAGTGCCGCGTTCAACGCCGGCACCGAAAGCTTTATGTTCTTTGCTCGAATCCCCGGCACAAACAGCGCCAGGGATGAAACGATTGTTAAAAAACTAAGGAGTCACTATGGCTCGCGTCTCGGGGATCGATCTCCCAAAACATAAACGCGTGGACGTCGCGTTGCGATATCTCTACGGCATCGGCCCGTCCCGCTCTGTCCAGATTCTTGAAGTCACGGGGGTCCAGCCCGCCACTCGCGTGAAGGATCTCACCGAGGCCGAGGTTTCCAAGATCAACACGGAAATCGCAAAGAATTTCAAAGTGGAAGGCGACTTGCGGCGGGAAATTTCGGCCAACGTGCGCCGCCTGATCGAAATCGGAGCTTACCGCGGATCCCGCCACCGGCGGAACTTGCCGGCGCGTGGGCAACGCACGAAATCCAACGCCCGCACCCGGCGGGGACGGCGGCGGACCGTCGGTTCGGCCAAGCCCGGCACGGGCGCCGCGCCGGCCGCGGCCCCGGGCAAATAGGCCGAGCGATGGACCCATTGAACGAGAGAGCGAAGGAGCGAAGGATTTATGGCTGATCAACCCGACATGAAAAAAGAAGGCGCGAAAGGGACGCCGGACGCCAAAACCGGAGCGGCAAAACCCGCCGCCCGGCCGTCCGGTGGACCGGCGCCCAAAACGAAAAAGAAGATCTGGCGGGACATCGCCAACGCGCGCGTGTACATCCAGTCGTCGTTCAACAACACCATCGTCAGCATCACCGACGAGCGGGGCAACGTGATGGTGTGGGCCACGGCGGGGAGCGCGGGGTTCAAGGGCACAAAGAAAGGAACGCCGTTTGCCGCGCAAGTGACCGCCGACAACGCCGCCAAGAAGGCGATTACCCTAGGCGTCAAGACTGTTTCGGTTTTCGTGAAAGGTCCGGGCTCGGGGCGGGAAACCGCGATCCGCGCGCTCCAAGGCGCGGGGCTGGTGGTCACCTCGATCAAAGACGTGACGCCCATCCCGCACGACGGATGCCGTCCGCCGAAGGCGCGAAGAGTTTAGAAGTCGTTGATGGGCGGCGTTTGGTTTTCGATTTGAAAACGAAAACCCGCCCGTTCGAAGTCAAAAGTTTATAACGGAGGTTTTGTGGCTCGATACACAGGTCCAGTGTGCAAGCTGTGCCGGCGCGAAGGCGTGAAGCTCTTTTTGAAGGGCGACCGTTGCTACGCCAAATGCCCCATTGATAAGGAAGGCGCCGCGGTTCCTCCCGGCCAGCACGCGCGTCGGCGCGCCGGGAAACCGACGGAATACGGCAAACGCCTTCGGGAAAAGCAGAAAGCCCGGCGCATGTCCGGGGTGTTGGAACGACAGTTCCGACGGATGTTCGCGGTGGCGGCCCACGAAAAAGGGAACACCGGGGAGAACCTGCTCCGGCTTCTGGAAACGCGGCTCGATAACGTGGTTCGCCGCCTCGGGTTCTCGACCTCGCCCCGCGCGGCCCGTCAGTTGGTTTTCCACGGAAACATACGGGTGAACGGCCAATTGGTGGACATCCCGTCCTACCAGGTTCAACCCGGCGAGTTGGTGTCGGTGGCGGACGGCTTGAAGGGAAACCTTTTCGTGAAACGCTCGCTTCAAGCGGCGTCCCAGCGGGGCCTGCCGGCGTGGCTGGAGTGGGACGGAAGCATCGCCCGCGCCATCAAGGGGTCGGTGGACGACATCAGCCTGGACGGCGTCACGCTGGCCGGTAAAATGAAGGCCTGGCCAACGCGCGCGGAAATGTCCTACCCGGTGAACGAACAGTTCATCGTCGAGCTTTACAGCAAGTAAACCAGAGGGGCGAGAACCGGCGGAAAGGGAAGGTTCCGACTCTCCCG is a genomic window containing:
- the rpmC gene encoding 50S ribosomal protein L29 gives rise to the protein MAKKKDDVQFSELTKEELQVKVAEAREKLFHLKFQNTTAPLKNPREIRTTRRSIARALTFLRQKGVSA
- the rpsH gene encoding 30S ribosomal protein S8, producing MSNDPISDMFAMINNANHKFLERVDLPASSAKKDIAHLLREEGYIADYKILPDRKQGVLRLFMKYQPNKVRVIQGVKRVSRPGLRVYRGYEELLKIRGGLGMSIVSTSQGLMTDHQSRKRKLGGEVIAKIW
- the rplB gene encoding 50S ribosomal protein L2, with product MPMKTFKPYTPSRRFMSVEDFSDLTKKSPEKSLMEPLRKSGGRNNTGSIMVRFRGGGHKRQFRIIDFKRNKPGVPAKVASIEYDPNRSSRIALLFYKDGEKRYILQPVGLKVGDTVMSGPTAEITVGNALPLANIPLGTVVHAVELVPGNGAQMARSAGSEIRIMAKENGFATLKLPSNEIRLVPERCMATIGQVGNTEHENLTQGNAGRNRHRGFRSQVRGTAMNAVDHPHGGGRGKSKGNNQPRSPWNQPAKGYKTRSPKMHHWMILRRRTNVAEQA
- the rpsS gene encoding 30S ribosomal protein S19; the encoded protein is MSRSKKKGPFIDPRVVEKVHTMRKSGDKKPIKTWSRACTIAPDFVGVTFAVHNGKKHTPVYVTEQMVGHKLGEFSPTRYFRGHGEAHTKEASSKT
- the rplP gene encoding 50S ribosomal protein L16, with translation MLMPKRVKYRKSHRGRMKGRTKAGGFVSFGEFGLQALESHWITARQIEAARITLSRQLKKGGKVWIRVFPDKPVSKKPAETRMGKGKGNAEFWVAVVKPGRILFEIEGVDEAQAKEAMRLAGHKLPISVRLVKRDHF
- the rplD gene encoding 50S ribosomal protein L4 is translated as MLTVDVLNAKGEKVDTVNLSDELFRVKACKTLVHEVVTAYLANERRGTHSTKTRGEVSGGGLKPWKQKGTGNARAGSNRSPLWRHGGITFGPKPRSYFQAVPPAKRRLALKAVLSSFAKDGKLRVIDGFSVNEPKTKKVEELVKGFKLGPKSVLVVDQINETLNRAARNLPSVRMRLARDLTCYQALLGNELVITRAALDELNKRLGQGAAEEVVS
- the rpsC gene encoding 30S ribosomal protein S3, producing MGNKTHPKGIRLGYIREWDSKWLNLKEMPALIEEDFKIRKFLKDRLKLAAVSKIGIERTGKYLRVNIYTARPGLVIGKKGADIEGLRNVVEEMTGLKTAVQIIEIKRPEIDAQLVAEGVAMQLEKQVGFRRAMKRSIERAMQGGALGIKIMVAGRLGGAEIARTEWQKEGRVPLQTFRADIDYGTTEARIKMGTIGIKTWIFRKELFQKTDADLMAEVRVIEEKEKEELAKKAEAGLLTPEPVISAEPTVEAEAIEEEVMSKIQAEEDEAKKREGNVE
- a CDS encoding 50S ribosomal protein L24, giving the protein MGLSPIRKKDKVRILAGKDRGKEGEVIEVDRTKGRVLVAKLNMVKKHAKGTAQAPGGIQEKEAFLPLGKVMLVCPKCGKATRFKSGAISDGTKARVCRQCGEMVG
- the rplN gene encoding 50S ribosomal protein L14, with protein sequence MIQERSILRVADNSGARLVRVFRMHGGSRRRYAYLGDLVTASVQTALPDSSVKKGEVVKCVVVRTRKERPRPDGSYVRFDDNAAVLIDENGEPKGTRIFGPIARELRERNYLKIISLAPEVV
- the rpsQ gene encoding 30S ribosomal protein S17 — encoded protein: MERDDRKVLEGVVLSDKMDKTRVVTVERRLRHKSYGKVLTRTTKLYAHDEKNESKAGDHVAVMETRPLSKLKRWRLVSVIKRAQEGKSVEEALGGTP
- the rplF gene encoding 50S ribosomal protein L6, coding for MSRLGKKPIPIPEKVKVSIQGPTVDVTGPLGQMKRTLPDGLTARMDGTALIIDRRNDSTSQKALHGTFRKLLSNMVEGSLTGFTKELRIGGVGFRAQLTGNNLHMTLGYSHPIDYIVPAGIKVTVDAKQTTVVVAGPDKERVGQVAAEIRRFRRPGVYWANNEPVGIRYATEHVRRKAGKAAAGAAGPAGGAKK
- a CDS encoding type Z 30S ribosomal protein S14, producing the protein MATTAWIAKMRKPQKFAVRYRNRCRLCGRPRAFYRDFGLCRICFRSLALRGEIPGVTKASW
- the rplE gene encoding 50S ribosomal protein L5; its protein translation is MSNVENKRSEPRIKAAYRSAVVPEMMKRFKWTNALQVPRLMKIVVNMGLSEARENAKVVDLAAEEMSRFTGQKAEVRRAKKAISNFKLREGMPIGVRVTLRSDRMWEFWDRLVNIAMPRIRDFRGVDPNRGFDGRGNYNLGLTEQYVFPEIDLDKSDKSRGMNITVVTNAGKNETALQLLTLLGMPFKRDKNAALN
- the rplW gene encoding 50S ribosomal protein L23, giving the protein MSLNFSQILRRPLVTERSTQLKEMNKFVFEVAPEATKGQIREVVEAAFKVDVVGVNTMRMPGKLRRRGQRSGYQSEWKKAIVTIKKGQDIKYAEPQG